One Alphaproteobacteria bacterium HT1-32 genomic region harbors:
- a CDS encoding ABC transporter permease subunit gives MVAVSEVPASAKLAGDARKKSIFSSTIKIFRKQPIGMLGGIIVVLMVFMGLFADILAPHDPTEIFYQYDFPAPSSAEFWLGTDMFGRDLLSRIIYGARTALFVGFTAAFIGAFSGLILGVMSAYFGGIFDLLLQRVMDVFMAFPLIILALAVVSILGSGTHNVIIAITIPFIPQCARVVRSSALALREIPYVDAARACGFSHTRIIVRHMAPNVMAPFLIMLTSFLGQAILLEASLSYLGLGVQEPTPAWGLMLQGGAEEFAESAPWVAIWPGVAISLAVFGFNLFGDALRDTLDPRLRSQ, from the coding sequence ATGGTTGCCGTAAGTGAAGTACCGGCGAGCGCAAAGCTCGCCGGCGACGCCCGGAAAAAGTCGATTTTCTCATCGACAATCAAGATTTTCCGCAAACAGCCGATTGGTATGCTTGGGGGGATCATTGTCGTCCTGATGGTCTTCATGGGATTGTTTGCCGATATCCTGGCCCCGCATGACCCGACGGAAATTTTCTATCAGTACGATTTCCCGGCACCGTCGAGTGCGGAATTCTGGCTCGGGACAGACATGTTTGGCCGGGATCTGCTGTCCCGGATTATCTACGGCGCACGGACCGCGCTGTTCGTTGGCTTCACCGCCGCGTTCATCGGTGCATTCTCCGGTCTGATCCTGGGCGTCATGAGCGCCTATTTCGGCGGTATTTTCGACCTTCTGCTCCAGCGTGTAATGGATGTCTTCATGGCATTCCCGCTCATCATTCTGGCTCTGGCGGTTGTGTCGATTCTGGGTTCGGGTACACATAATGTGATTATCGCCATCACGATCCCGTTCATCCCTCAATGTGCCCGTGTCGTGCGCTCCAGTGCACTGGCACTCAGGGAAATCCCCTATGTCGATGCGGCAAGGGCCTGCGGGTTCAGTCATACGCGGATTATTGTCCGTCATATGGCTCCGAACGTGATGGCACCGTTCCTCATCATGCTGACCTCCTTTCTGGGGCAGGCAATCCTGCTGGAAGCATCGCTGTCCTATCTGGGGCTTGGTGTGCAGGAGCCGACACCGGCCTGGGGCCTGATGTTGCAGGGTGGCGCTGAAGAATTTGCGGAAAGCGCGCCCTGGGTTGCAATCTGGCCTGGCGTTGCGATCAGTCTCGCTGTCTTTGGCTTCAACCTGTTTGGTGATGCCTTGCGTGACACACTGGACCCGCGGTTGCGCTCTCAGTAA
- a CDS encoding selenoprotein B glycine/betaine/sarcosine/D-proline reductase: MVDLASLPDAERIHLEKIPCPDHEPTPLVSGPPLNERRVALITTAALVRREDPPFTAKGEYRVLPSSTPSGDMVMSHSSVNFDRTGFQQDLNTVHPVDRLNELAEDGTIGSVADFHYSFMGSTPVDKVFTAAQGIVDALKGDKVNAVCLAPV; this comes from the coding sequence ATGGTTGATCTTGCAAGCCTGCCGGATGCGGAACGTATTCATCTCGAGAAAATTCCTTGTCCGGATCACGAGCCGACACCACTGGTGTCAGGCCCGCCCTTAAACGAACGACGCGTCGCCCTGATTACAACAGCGGCTCTTGTCCGCCGTGAAGACCCGCCCTTTACAGCAAAAGGGGAATATCGCGTTCTTCCGTCATCGACACCGTCCGGCGACATGGTCATGAGCCACTCCTCGGTCAATTTTGACCGGACCGGTTTTCAGCAGGATCTGAATACCGTTCACCCTGTTGACCGGCTGAACGAACTTGCCGAAGACGGGACGATTGGCTCCGTCGCCGACTTTCATTACTCCTTCATGGGCTCAACACCGGTCGACAAGGTTTTTACCGCTGCTCAGGGCATTGTTGATGCGCTGAAAGGTGACAAGGTCAACGCCGTCTGCCTCGCCCCTGTGTGA
- a CDS encoding NAD-binding protein, whose amino-acid sequence MTENTSLAGRKVGFIGLGLMGKGMARNLHKAGAELFIHNRSQAAVEELTAEGMTAPGSPRAVAEAADIVIVCVTNTPAAEAVIEGPDGALSGLSSGKILIDMGTTTVTAARRFATSGAANGVIVLDAPVSGGQQGAEAGSLTIMAGGDADGFASALPVLQAMGAHITLVGDSGAGQIAKAANQIIVGLTIGAVSEAMGFAKAAGVDPGRVRDAIRGGFAESRILDVHGKRMAEGDFVPGGRCTVQEKDLRQALEFAESCGRDLPVTELVRDLYLKLMDLGDGDLDHAALYRLYDGTHS is encoded by the coding sequence ATGACTGAGAATACTTCCCTGGCGGGACGCAAGGTCGGCTTCATCGGTCTCGGGCTGATGGGCAAGGGAATGGCCCGTAACCTGCACAAGGCAGGAGCAGAGCTTTTCATCCATAATCGCAGTCAGGCTGCCGTCGAAGAACTGACAGCCGAAGGCATGACAGCCCCCGGTTCTCCCCGGGCTGTTGCCGAAGCAGCAGACATCGTCATTGTCTGTGTGACCAACACGCCGGCGGCAGAAGCTGTTATTGAAGGGCCGGATGGCGCCTTGTCCGGTCTGAGTAGCGGTAAAATACTCATTGATATGGGGACGACCACTGTCACTGCGGCGCGGCGATTTGCCACATCCGGTGCGGCAAACGGTGTTATTGTGCTGGATGCCCCGGTTTCCGGCGGACAGCAAGGCGCAGAGGCCGGATCGCTAACCATCATGGCCGGTGGTGATGCTGATGGTTTTGCTTCCGCCCTGCCCGTTCTTCAGGCCATGGGAGCACATATCACCCTTGTGGGCGACAGTGGTGCCGGACAGATCGCCAAGGCGGCAAACCAGATTATTGTCGGGCTGACGATCGGTGCTGTATCCGAGGCCATGGGATTTGCGAAAGCAGCCGGGGTTGACCCCGGTCGGGTTCGTGATGCGATTCGTGGCGGGTTTGCCGAAAGCCGGATTCTTGACGTCCACGGAAAACGCATGGCTGAAGGTGATTTCGTTCCCGGCGGTCGCTGCACAGTACAGGAAAAGGATCTTCGGCAGGCCCTGGAGTTTGCTGAATCCTGTGGCCGGGACTTGCCCGTCACAGAACTTGTCCGGGACCTTTACCTCAAACTGATGGATCTTGGTGACGGCGATCTCGACCATGCCGCTCTTTACCGGCTGTATGACGGCACACATTCATGA
- a CDS encoding EAL domain-containing protein — protein sequence MSIPATRLSPSIDSDNATFLRTVLDAADVGTVIFDSSGTILLWSAGLERLTGRSSSAMQGKPLAAILSGKDSPLVQALNGILSDGQSRTLPSSALRPLLTSDGVSTLHGLLRLTEDTGMGQACMLQVVDLDDAHPSDGDWVSTMMDAVPDGVCLLDGEGHWLFANRRFRELFNLSEEQLSGRGIEEIIRSSTSNRSLLSAAFTYTRSVWAVGKQFSREETLTLDAENERLYQFVQIPLFRRQGGRKGLVTIIRDLTDSRDTAARIDFLAHHDGLTRLPNRVLFRDRLKSAIALARRTGDQIGLLTVDLAKFREINETLGHHVGDELLRQVGDRLCERVRESDTVARLSADEFGVILTQLKAADGAATAAEGLLNTIEQPYIIDGQEIVLSSCIGMSMFPEDSSDPDELLKHADLALSRAKSEGPNRFSFFVAGMNEEVQVRKMLENDLRRALADRQLELYYQPQIDLKSGRICGVESLLRWRHPQRGILAPGLFIPIAESSGLIMPIGDWVLDEAAIQAKAWASAGIFDGTMAVNLSPAQFNNKDVMPIILGSLERSGVDPRMMQIEIVESMAMTDIEATISVLEKLREVGLTISIDDFGTGYSSLNYLKKMPVDKMKIDRSFVVDIGVHQGNESIINAIVDLGHSLDMKVNVEGVETESQLEFLRAAGVDEVQGYLVGRPMPSAEMTELLAVNKRRSD from the coding sequence ATGTCTATTCCGGCTACGAGGCTTAGTCCGTCGATCGACAGCGATAACGCGACTTTTCTGCGCACCGTTCTGGATGCGGCAGATGTTGGTACCGTTATCTTTGACAGTAGCGGTACCATACTGCTCTGGAGCGCAGGACTTGAGCGGCTGACCGGTCGTTCGTCGTCGGCCATGCAGGGCAAACCACTTGCTGCAATACTCAGTGGCAAGGATTCTCCTCTGGTACAGGCGCTGAATGGCATTTTGTCTGATGGTCAGTCCAGGACGCTGCCGTCATCCGCCTTACGCCCCCTGCTTACCAGCGACGGGGTGTCCACACTCCATGGTTTGCTGCGATTAACGGAAGATACCGGGATGGGGCAGGCCTGCATGTTGCAGGTTGTCGATCTGGATGATGCACATCCTTCTGACGGAGACTGGGTGAGCACCATGATGGATGCTGTTCCTGATGGTGTCTGTCTGCTGGATGGTGAAGGACACTGGCTGTTTGCCAACCGGCGCTTTCGTGAATTGTTCAACCTGAGTGAAGAACAGTTATCCGGCCGCGGGATTGAGGAGATCATCAGATCATCCACATCAAACCGAAGTCTGCTCAGTGCCGCCTTTACCTACACGCGGTCTGTCTGGGCTGTGGGCAAGCAGTTTTCCCGCGAAGAGACACTGACACTCGACGCAGAAAATGAGCGTCTTTACCAGTTTGTGCAGATACCGCTGTTTCGCCGGCAGGGCGGCAGGAAAGGGCTGGTGACGATTATCCGGGATCTCACCGATTCCAGGGATACAGCCGCTCGTATAGACTTTCTTGCGCATCATGATGGCCTTACAAGGCTGCCAAACCGTGTTCTGTTCAGAGACCGGCTGAAAAGTGCCATTGCCCTTGCCCGGCGTACCGGAGATCAGATTGGTTTGCTGACGGTTGATCTGGCCAAATTTCGTGAGATCAATGAGACGCTCGGGCATCATGTCGGTGATGAACTGTTGCGCCAGGTTGGTGACAGGCTTTGTGAACGGGTTCGTGAATCCGACACTGTTGCGCGACTGAGTGCGGATGAATTCGGCGTTATTCTGACACAACTAAAGGCCGCTGACGGGGCCGCAACCGCGGCTGAAGGGCTGCTGAACACGATCGAACAGCCCTATATCATTGATGGTCAGGAAATCGTCCTGTCGAGTTGCATTGGCATGTCGATGTTTCCCGAAGATTCTTCCGATCCGGACGAACTTCTGAAACATGCAGATCTGGCGCTTTCCCGCGCAAAATCGGAAGGACCAAACCGGTTCAGCTTCTTTGTTGCTGGCATGAATGAGGAAGTCCAGGTCCGGAAAATGCTGGAAAATGACCTGCGCCGGGCGCTCGCTGACCGCCAGCTGGAGCTTTACTACCAGCCGCAGATCGATCTGAAATCAGGCCGGATCTGCGGGGTTGAATCACTGCTGCGCTGGCGCCACCCGCAACGCGGCATTCTGGCGCCGGGCCTGTTTATTCCGATTGCTGAAAGCAGCGGACTGATTATGCCGATTGGCGACTGGGTGCTGGATGAAGCTGCGATTCAGGCGAAGGCATGGGCCAGTGCGGGCATCTTTGACGGTACGATGGCCGTGAATCTGTCGCCTGCGCAGTTCAATAACAAAGATGTCATGCCGATCATTCTCGGGTCACTGGAGAGGTCGGGTGTCGATCCACGGATGATGCAGATTGAAATCGTTGAAAGCATGGCGATGACTGATATCGAAGCTACGATATCGGTTCTCGAAAAGCTGCGGGAGGTCGGCCTGACCATCTCTATTGATGATTTCGGAACGGGCTATTCCTCATTGAATTATCTGAAGAAAATGCCTGTCGACAAAATGAAGATTGACCGCTCATTCGTTGTCGATATTGGTGTTCATCAGGGTAATGAATCCATCATCAATGCCATTGTCGACCTTGGACACAGCCTCGACATGAAGGTGAATGTCGAAGGTGTCGAGACCGAGAGCCAGCTTGAATTTCTGCGTGCCGCGGGTGTCGATGAAGTGCAGGGATATCTTGTCGGACGGCCCATGCCGTCAGCAGAGATGACCGAACTACTGGCCGTTAACAAACGACGGTCAGACTGA
- a CDS encoding ATP-dependent DNA helicase, whose product MSRPATDPVPASTARHPVLIASHGDGLWLSADGELERLPATKLLKLAEKAPPLICHARSTITRLGGKPFPCFDILELFCFAFPAKFVVPTAAGLARFMDHPLPKSLEDEAETLLLAVAHCLDELSLASGGEAERARRIAWAMTRSGWNWGHTALRALGETAAEPHSANVAAGLRVWTALPDWSDHAPEGQPGSKPVTSAEARNRLTELIGRGAEDRPQQADYTSAVSAAFQPRDQVDCPNVVLAEAGTGVGKTLGYIAPASVWAEKNEAAVWISTYTKNLQRQIDGELDRLFPDPAEKARKVVIRKGRENYLCLLNLEEAVQGLPANPDSGVALGLMARWTLATRDGAVFGSDFPTWLADLLGRGRTLDLTDSRGECVYAACPHYGKCFIERSVRRSRRAEIVVANHALVMIQASMGGGADGQMPTRYVFDEGHHLFDAADSTFAAHLSGGEAAELRRWLLGSEDRGRSRARGLRRRIEDLPAGETDLWEHLDEMLQAARTLPGPGWRNRMQRGQPNGPVETFLNRVRDQVYARTADSQSPYGLETETGSPIDGLVEVAREAAEALARLARPMGKMLNALADLIDDEAADLDTASKNRVEAVSRGIQRRRDQILAWAAMCNSVGELPPAEFVDWFAVDRAFGQDSDVGMRRHWIDPTAPLAATVLRPSHGVLITSASLRDGGAEADGNWIAAEQRTGMPWLASSPIRVQVDSPFDYVRNTRVLIVSDVRKDRMDQVAAAYRELFLASGGGGIGLFTAISRLRDVQKRIASPLQSAGIPLLSQHTDGVDVSTLIDMFREDDDACLLGTDAVRDGVDVPGRSLRLLVFDRVPWPRPDILHRARRELFGKRNYDDMITRFRMKQAFGRLTRRQDDRGIFVLLDPMTPSRLLGAFPEGVQVSKGGLAETVAAVREFFAEPEK is encoded by the coding sequence CACAGCCCGCCACCCGGTGCTGATTGCCTCTCATGGTGATGGCCTGTGGTTGTCAGCGGACGGGGAGCTTGAGCGGTTGCCTGCCACTAAACTGCTGAAGCTGGCTGAAAAAGCGCCTCCGCTGATATGTCATGCCCGCTCGACGATTACCCGCCTCGGCGGCAAACCCTTCCCCTGTTTTGATATTCTGGAGCTGTTCTGTTTTGCCTTTCCGGCGAAATTTGTGGTGCCGACCGCCGCCGGTCTCGCCCGGTTCATGGATCACCCCCTACCAAAGTCGCTCGAAGACGAAGCCGAAACCCTGCTGCTGGCTGTCGCTCATTGTCTGGATGAACTGAGCCTGGCATCCGGTGGCGAGGCAGAACGTGCCCGCAGGATTGCCTGGGCCATGACCCGCAGTGGCTGGAACTGGGGGCACACGGCCTTGCGCGCACTTGGAGAAACGGCCGCAGAACCTCATTCTGCCAATGTCGCAGCCGGATTACGTGTCTGGACCGCCCTGCCCGACTGGTCAGACCACGCCCCCGAAGGGCAGCCGGGCAGCAAGCCTGTAACCTCAGCAGAAGCACGTAATCGCCTGACCGAGCTGATCGGGCGTGGCGCAGAGGACCGGCCGCAGCAGGCCGATTATACCTCTGCGGTGTCTGCGGCGTTTCAGCCACGCGATCAGGTTGATTGCCCGAATGTTGTTCTGGCTGAAGCCGGAACCGGTGTCGGCAAAACGCTGGGCTATATCGCTCCGGCGTCAGTCTGGGCAGAAAAGAATGAAGCCGCGGTGTGGATCAGTACCTACACGAAGAACCTGCAACGCCAGATCGACGGGGAACTGGATCGCCTGTTCCCGGACCCGGCAGAAAAGGCCCGCAAGGTTGTCATCCGCAAAGGTCGGGAGAACTATCTTTGCCTGCTCAATCTTGAGGAAGCAGTTCAGGGATTGCCAGCCAACCCGGACTCCGGCGTTGCCCTCGGCCTGATGGCACGGTGGACACTGGCAACCCGGGATGGTGCTGTCTTTGGCAGTGATTTCCCCACATGGCTGGCTGATCTGCTGGGGCGCGGGCGAACCCTCGACCTCACAGACAGCCGTGGAGAATGCGTTTACGCCGCCTGTCCTCATTACGGGAAATGTTTTATCGAACGCTCTGTCCGGCGTTCCCGCCGTGCAGAGATCGTGGTGGCCAATCATGCTCTGGTCATGATTCAGGCATCGATGGGTGGTGGTGCGGATGGTCAGATGCCGACACGCTATGTCTTCGATGAAGGGCATCATCTGTTCGATGCAGCAGACAGCACCTTTGCGGCCCATCTGTCCGGCGGCGAGGCCGCAGAACTGCGTCGCTGGCTGCTGGGGTCAGAAGACCGTGGGCGGTCACGGGCCCGGGGGTTACGCCGGCGGATCGAAGACCTGCCTGCCGGAGAAACGGATCTCTGGGAACATCTGGACGAGATGTTGCAGGCAGCACGGACATTGCCCGGCCCCGGATGGCGAAACCGGATGCAGCGCGGACAGCCCAACGGACCTGTCGAAACCTTTCTCAATCGCGTCCGGGATCAGGTTTATGCACGGACGGCGGACAGTCAGTCACCCTACGGGCTGGAAACAGAGACCGGAAGCCCGATCGACGGCCTGGTCGAGGTTGCCAGAGAAGCCGCAGAAGCACTGGCACGCCTCGCCCGCCCCATGGGGAAGATGCTGAACGCCCTGGCAGATCTGATAGATGATGAGGCAGCGGATCTGGATACAGCCTCCAAGAACCGTGTTGAAGCGGTCTCCCGTGGTATTCAGCGGCGGCGCGATCAGATTCTCGCCTGGGCTGCCATGTGCAATTCTGTCGGCGAGTTGCCACCCGCAGAATTTGTCGACTGGTTCGCGGTTGATCGGGCTTTTGGTCAGGACAGTGATGTCGGGATGCGTCGCCACTGGATCGACCCGACTGCCCCGCTGGCAGCAACCGTTCTGCGGCCATCGCATGGGGTTCTCATCACGTCAGCCAGTTTGCGGGATGGCGGCGCAGAAGCCGATGGTAACTGGATCGCGGCCGAACAGCGTACCGGGATGCCCTGGCTGGCCTCATCCCCGATCAGGGTTCAGGTCGATTCACCTTTCGATTATGTCCGCAATACCCGGGTGCTGATTGTCAGTGATGTCCGCAAGGACCGTATGGATCAGGTCGCTGCGGCTTACCGGGAATTATTTCTGGCCTCTGGTGGTGGTGGCATTGGCCTGTTTACCGCGATATCGCGACTGAGGGATGTTCAGAAGAGAATAGCGTCGCCATTGCAATCTGCCGGCATTCCACTGCTGTCACAGCATACCGATGGGGTTGATGTCTCGACACTGATCGACATGTTCCGCGAGGATGATGATGCCTGCCTGCTGGGAACGGATGCGGTGCGTGATGGTGTCGATGTGCCGGGACGGTCCTTGCGCCTGCTTGTCTTTGACCGGGTTCCCTGGCCGCGACCGGACATCCTGCACCGCGCCCGCCGGGAGCTGTTCGGAAAACGAAACTACGATGACATGATCACCCGGTTCCGGATGAAACAGGCGTTCGGGCGACTGACAAGACGACAGGATGACCGGGGGATATTTGTTCTGCTGGATCCGATGACGCCCAGTCGGCTGTTAGGGGCATTTCCGGAAGGTGTTCAGGTTTCCAAAGGTGGGCTGGCAGAGACCGTGGCGGCTGTTCGTGAATTCTTTGCTGAACCGGAAAAATAA